The following are encoded together in the Arcobacter aquimarinus genome:
- a CDS encoding Fur family transcriptional regulator, producing MENNQEVAFNIFLKNFKKNVSKIGLKNSIQKDYILKVLYFSKEHLTAEEISNKIRENYNVSIGIATVYRAMKFLHDMKLVNMLDVGGSSIRYELSLAEHHDHLICNNCGAIFEFTDEIIEEQQEKVAKKNNFILKEHVMTIYGLCEKCQ from the coding sequence ATGGAAAATAATCAAGAAGTTGCGTTTAATATTTTTCTAAAAAATTTCAAAAAAAATGTTTCAAAAATAGGTTTAAAAAACTCTATACAAAAAGATTATATTTTAAAAGTATTATATTTTTCAAAAGAACATTTAACAGCAGAAGAGATATCAAACAAAATAAGAGAAAATTATAATGTGTCAATAGGAATAGCTACAGTTTATAGAGCTATGAAATTTCTGCATGATATGAAACTTGTAAATATGTTAGATGTTGGGGGAAGTTCTATTCGATATGAATTAAGTTTGGCAGAACATCATGACCATCTAATTTGCAATAATTGCGGTGCTATTTTTGAATTTACAGATGAAATAATAGAAGAACAACAAGAAAAAGTGGCTAAAAAGAACAACTTCATTCTTAAAGAACATGTTATGACTATTTATGGACTTTGTGAAAAATGTCAATAA
- a CDS encoding ferritin-like domain-containing protein, whose product METNIDEALLMSARVDENSQIPIISQILRIAVYDEFKAYETYTKIIEKFGLVQPFVNIKEAEAVHYAALIQLMQKYNVEVPINNWASKIEVPNTLIECCEMGVAGEINNIAMYNNLLSYANEADIKDVLFKLQAASFNNHLPAFRNCVIAHYNNGATNNNVTQENIMEKLGEYQVILDDIMSGNIDENSISKIFSKLNLSMVSGAVLGGAIIALLNTYNAKQENESKE is encoded by the coding sequence TTGGAAACAAATATAGATGAAGCACTATTAATGAGTGCAAGAGTAGATGAAAATAGCCAAATTCCTATAATTTCGCAGATTTTAAGAATTGCTGTTTATGATGAGTTTAAAGCCTATGAAACCTACACAAAAATAATTGAAAAATTTGGATTAGTTCAACCTTTTGTAAATATAAAAGAGGCTGAAGCTGTCCATTATGCTGCACTTATTCAACTAATGCAAAAATATAATGTTGAAGTTCCTATAAATAACTGGGCTTCTAAAATAGAAGTACCAAACACACTTATTGAGTGTTGTGAAATGGGAGTTGCAGGAGAGATTAATAATATTGCTATGTATAACAATTTATTAAGTTATGCTAATGAAGCTGATATAAAAGATGTTTTATTTAAACTTCAAGCTGCATCTTTTAATAATCACCTTCCTGCTTTTAGAAATTGTGTAATAGCTCATTATAATAATGGTGCAACAAATAATAACGTAACTCAAGAAAATATCATGGAAAAACTAGGTGAATATCAAGTTATTTTAGATGATATTATGAGTGGAAATATAGATGAAAACTCTATATCGAAAATCTTTTCAAAACTAAATCTTTCGATGGTTAGCGGTGCTGTTTTAGGTGGTGCAATAATTGCTTTATTGAACACTTATAATGCAAAACAAGAGAATGAATCAAAGGAGTAG
- a CDS encoding YtxH domain-containing protein, whose protein sequence is MNNQNLQQNIQTNQYDMNIENSRAKTLQTSANINQNPYINQNINPLQTPMQTPAPVQNGFFNGDFVKGALIGAAVTYLLTNKNAQEGIFKAFGKGSELFSAGIEELKERYEDAKAQMQSHHQE, encoded by the coding sequence ATGAATAATCAAAATCTACAACAAAATATACAAACAAATCAATATGATATGAATATTGAGAATAGCAGAGCAAAAACTCTTCAAACAAGTGCTAATATCAATCAAAATCCATATATCAATCAAAATATAAATCCTTTACAAACTCCTATGCAAACACCTGCTCCTGTTCAAAATGGTTTTTTTAATGGTGATTTTGTAAAAGGTGCATTAATTGGTGCAGCTGTAACTTATCTTTTAACAAATAAAAATGCTCAAGAGGGTATTTTTAAAGCTTTTGGAAAAGGAAGTGAACTTTTTAGCGCTGGAATTGAAGAGTTAAAAGAGAGATATGAAGATGCTAAAGCTCAAATGCAAAGCCATCATCAAGAATAA
- a CDS encoding heavy metal translocating P-type ATPase → MKNRFIKVHETPLRLRYKYLLLKEKFIDENILQNYLEKIKDVKSVRINKKAYSIVFEITNDISHEIEEILSNLTIEELLKSCQEEEAAVCVSCVGNEEPSIGGMIRASSGLIAERFVQNDLLKAGITTAASTPLLIEGTKELFKEGLTSKVLESAAVAISIYRKDYLAANSTNAMLELGEYIEETTVHKSDDLLKELAKPNVEEAWIEVKVDDKITEVLVKSVDIQVGDIVIVGAGNTIPIDGHIIDGSGSVNQVSMTGEAQPVIKYRGDRVISGTIVEEGRFRIWAEHVGANTATQRIKHYIENSLNEKSSVQLKANKLANKLVPVTLGLAGVSYIFAKDFERVASILQADYSCALKLATPVAFKSTISKAGHNGIMIKGAKSIEALNNADTFVFDKTGTLTAGELEVVNVESYDENWSEDELLNLTASTEEHYFHPVAEAVVKAAVQRGFVHMHHEEVEFIVAHGVKTEVEGKSVVIGSRHFLEDDEKIDFTPFKDKIDDAIKKGKTLLYVGYDKKLLGTIELADELRHNSKEAILKLKKLGVKNIIMLTGDTKQKAQMIASELGITDVRAELLPQDKAKIVKELMKEGKKVAFVGDGINDAPALISAHVGISMSRGADIAKATADISLLKDDIMAVVEAKEYALKTMNLINNNFNATVGINSCILAGATFGLFSPITTAVLHNGTTIGLLLNSIKGVKLKR, encoded by the coding sequence ATGAAAAATAGATTTATAAAAGTACATGAAACTCCTTTACGATTAAGGTATAAATATCTTTTATTAAAAGAGAAATTCATAGATGAAAATATTTTACAAAACTATCTTGAAAAAATAAAAGATGTTAAAAGTGTACGAATAAATAAAAAAGCTTATAGTATTGTTTTTGAAATAACAAATGATATTAGCCATGAAATTGAAGAGATTTTATCAAATCTTACAATAGAAGAGTTATTAAAATCTTGTCAAGAAGAGGAAGCTGCTGTTTGTGTTTCATGTGTTGGAAATGAAGAGCCTTCAATTGGTGGAATGATAAGAGCTAGTAGTGGATTAATTGCTGAAAGATTTGTTCAAAATGATTTATTAAAAGCTGGAATCACAACTGCTGCTTCAACTCCACTTTTAATAGAAGGAACTAAAGAGCTTTTTAAAGAAGGTCTTACTTCAAAAGTTTTAGAGAGTGCTGCTGTTGCTATTTCTATTTATAGAAAAGATTATTTAGCTGCAAACTCAACAAATGCAATGCTTGAACTTGGGGAATATATAGAAGAGACAACTGTTCATAAAAGTGATGATTTATTAAAAGAGTTAGCAAAACCAAATGTTGAAGAGGCATGGATTGAAGTAAAAGTTGATGACAAAATAACTGAAGTTTTGGTAAAAAGTGTGGATATACAAGTTGGAGATATTGTAATTGTTGGAGCTGGAAATACTATTCCTATTGATGGGCATATTATAGATGGAAGTGGAAGTGTAAATCAAGTTTCAATGACTGGAGAAGCACAACCAGTAATCAAATATAGAGGTGATAGGGTTATTTCAGGAACAATTGTTGAAGAAGGAAGATTTAGAATTTGGGCTGAACATGTGGGAGCAAATACAGCAACTCAAAGAATAAAACACTACATAGAAAACTCTTTAAATGAAAAATCGTCTGTTCAATTAAAAGCAAATAAATTAGCAAACAAATTAGTTCCTGTGACTTTAGGACTAGCTGGAGTTTCATATATATTTGCAAAAGATTTTGAAAGGGTTGCTTCAATATTACAAGCTGATTACTCATGTGCTTTAAAACTTGCAACTCCTGTTGCTTTTAAATCAACTATTTCAAAAGCTGGTCACAATGGAATTATGATAAAAGGTGCAAAATCTATCGAAGCTTTAAATAATGCTGATACTTTTGTATTTGATAAAACAGGAACTTTAACAGCTGGTGAACTAGAAGTTGTAAATGTAGAGTCTTATGATGAAAACTGGAGTGAAGATGAACTTTTAAATCTTACTGCTTCAACAGAAGAGCACTATTTTCATCCAGTTGCAGAAGCTGTTGTAAAAGCTGCTGTTCAAAGAGGTTTTGTTCATATGCACCATGAAGAAGTTGAATTTATTGTTGCCCATGGAGTAAAAACTGAAGTTGAAGGTAAAAGTGTAGTTATTGGAAGCAGACATTTTTTAGAAGATGATGAAAAAATAGATTTTACTCCTTTTAAAGATAAAATTGATGATGCCATAAAAAAAGGTAAAACTCTACTTTATGTGGGATATGATAAAAAACTTTTAGGAACAATTGAGTTAGCTGATGAATTAAGACATAACTCAAAAGAGGCTATTTTAAAATTAAAAAAATTAGGTGTTAAAAATATCATTATGTTAACAGGTGATACAAAACAAAAAGCACAAATGATAGCTTCAGAATTAGGAATAACAGATGTAAGAGCAGAACTTTTACCTCAAGATAAAGCAAAAATTGTAAAAGAGCTTATGAAAGAAGGTAAAAAAGTGGCTTTCGTAGGAGATGGAATAAATGATGCTCCTGCACTAATCTCTGCACACGTTGGAATCTCTATGAGTAGAGGTGCTGATATAGCAAAAGCAACTGCTGATATAAGTCTTTTAAAAGATGATATTATGGCTGTTGTTGAAGCAAAAGAGTATGCTTTAAAAACAATGAATTTAATAAATAATAATTTTAATGCAACGGTTGGTATAAACTCTTGTATTTTAGCAGGTGCAACATTTGGTCTATTTTCACCAATAACAACTGCTGTTTTACATAATGGAACAACTATTGGTTTATTATTAAATTCTATAAAGGGTGTAAAGCTTAAGAGATAA
- a CDS encoding ankyrin repeat domain-containing protein, translating to MSNNHLLNKNLNQQIVANIFSSLVNSEKWNMLLEMFRLKILDINAKDFNGKNALYWAITKNKLEIIKELIALGIKTEVSPNFSAMNYAVYLDNTKVLKCLKNCGLNINEIDDINSTPLIYALLYNKQNSIKYLIENGADLEHEDFLGNSAKNLAHFLKNDYLIKKFQ from the coding sequence ATGTCTAATAATCATCTTTTAAATAAAAACCTAAATCAGCAAATAGTTGCAAATATCTTTTCATCACTAGTAAATAGTGAAAAATGGAATATGTTATTAGAGATGTTTAGATTAAAAATCTTAGATATAAATGCAAAAGACTTCAATGGTAAAAATGCTTTATATTGGGCAATCACAAAAAATAAACTTGAAATTATAAAAGAGTTAATAGCATTAGGAATTAAAACTGAAGTTTCTCCTAATTTTTCTGCTATGAATTATGCTGTTTATTTGGATAATACAAAAGTATTAAAATGTCTAAAAAATTGTGGTTTAAACATAAATGAAATTGATGATATTAACTCTACTCCACTAATTTATGCCTTACTATATAACAAACAAAATAGTATAAAATATCTTATTGAAAATGGTGCTGATTTAGAGCATGAAGATTTTTTAGGTAATAGTGCTAAAAATTTAGCTCATTTTTTAAAAAATGATTATTTGATAAAAAAATTCCAGTAA
- a CDS encoding ABC transporter permease: protein MLSNAFLIAIKEIKRNLLRSFLTILGIVIGVASVIAMVMIGDGTTANVQQSISKLGTNMLTLRVGQERRGPPREDNSAKPFTEGDISAIKNELQNIKAVAAENSSRMNVVYGNKSNTASVIGTSNDYFIIKDWEVTQGRVFDEHEENSGKSSCIIGTTIVKQLFGDENPIGVNIRLKNISCNVIGVLKSKGAAAFGNDQDEIVIVPLKMFQQKIKGDKDISSILISITDGKYIENAKLEITSLMQERRAVKLEEPDNFHIRDMQDLLSTMTSTTKMLTYLLGSIAGISLLVGGIGIMNIMLVSVTERTREIGTRLAIGAMENEVLLQFLVESIVLATLGGIIGIFLGLGIGYITVNIMDLPFILNSQIILISFVFSTLIGVFFGYFPARKAARLNPIDALRYE from the coding sequence ATGCTAAGTAATGCCTTTTTAATTGCTATAAAAGAGATAAAAAGAAATTTGTTGAGGTCTTTTCTTACAATTCTTGGAATTGTAATAGGAGTGGCATCAGTTATTGCTATGGTTATGATTGGTGATGGAACAACGGCAAATGTACAACAAAGTATCTCTAAACTTGGAACAAATATGCTAACACTTAGAGTTGGACAAGAAAGACGAGGACCTCCTAGAGAAGATAATAGTGCAAAACCTTTTACAGAGGGTGATATAAGTGCTATAAAAAATGAACTTCAAAATATAAAAGCAGTTGCTGCTGAAAACTCAAGTAGAATGAATGTTGTTTATGGAAATAAAAGTAATACAGCTTCAGTTATTGGAACTAGTAATGATTATTTTATAATTAAAGATTGGGAAGTAACACAAGGAAGAGTTTTTGATGAACATGAAGAAAATAGTGGAAAATCATCTTGTATTATTGGAACGACTATTGTAAAACAACTTTTTGGTGATGAAAATCCAATTGGAGTAAATATAAGACTTAAAAATATAAGTTGTAATGTGATTGGAGTTTTAAAATCAAAAGGAGCAGCAGCTTTTGGAAATGATCAAGATGAAATAGTAATTGTTCCACTTAAAATGTTTCAACAAAAAATAAAAGGAGATAAAGATATCTCTTCTATTTTAATCTCTATTACAGATGGAAAATATATCGAAAATGCAAAGCTTGAAATAACTTCTTTGATGCAAGAAAGAAGAGCTGTAAAACTAGAAGAGCCGGATAATTTTCATATAAGAGATATGCAAGATTTATTATCAACTATGACTTCAACTACTAAAATGCTAACTTATCTTTTAGGTTCGATTGCTGGAATTTCTTTACTTGTGGGAGGAATTGGAATAATGAATATTATGTTGGTTTCAGTAACAGAGCGAACTAGAGAAATAGGAACAAGACTTGCTATTGGAGCTATGGAAAATGAAGTGTTACTACAGTTTCTAGTTGAATCTATAGTTTTAGCCACACTTGGAGGAATAATAGGAATATTTTTGGGTTTAGGAATAGGGTATATAACTGTAAATATAATGGATTTACCATTTATTTTAAATAGTCAAATTATCTTAATATCATTTGTTTTTTCTACACTAATTGGTGTCTTTTTTGGATATTTTCCAGCTAGAAAAGCTGCAAGATTAAACCCTATTGATGCTTTAAGATATGAATAA
- a CDS encoding ABC transporter ATP-binding protein codes for MQNSKTIIEFKNIVKTYGTGDAKTYALNGVDLSIKEGEFVAIMGASGSGKSTAMNMIGCLDKPSSGEYLFNGINVENLNRNQMALLRRNFLGFVFQSFNLLGRTSALENVELPLVYRKIPSKQRKEMAIEALTKVGLQSVIYNTPAQLSGGQQQRVAIARAIVSNPLVLLADEPTGNLDSIKSMEIMNLLKKLNEDENITIIMVTHEEEMAAFASRVIYFRDGHIEDSLKKGYK; via the coding sequence ATGCAAAATAGCAAAACTATTATTGAATTCAAAAATATAGTTAAAACTTATGGAACAGGAGATGCAAAAACTTACGCTTTAAATGGAGTTGATTTATCCATAAAAGAGGGTGAGTTTGTAGCTATTATGGGAGCTAGTGGAAGTGGAAAATCAACAGCTATGAATATGATTGGATGCTTGGATAAACCAAGTAGTGGCGAATATTTATTTAATGGAATTAATGTTGAAAATTTAAATAGAAATCAAATGGCACTTTTGCGAAGAAATTTTTTAGGATTTGTTTTTCAAAGTTTTAATCTTTTAGGAAGAACAAGTGCTTTAGAAAATGTAGAACTACCACTTGTTTATAGAAAAATTCCTTCAAAACAAAGAAAAGAGATGGCAATTGAAGCACTTACTAAAGTAGGGCTTCAAAGTGTGATTTATAATACTCCTGCACAACTTTCAGGTGGACAACAACAAAGAGTTGCAATTGCAAGAGCAATTGTTTCAAATCCTTTGGTATTACTAGCAGATGAACCAACGGGAAATCTTGATAGTATTAAAAGTATGGAGATTATGAATTTACTTAAAAAACTAAATGAAGATGAAAATATAACTATAATTATGGTAACTCATGAAGAAGAAATGGCAGCCTTTGCTTCAAGGGTTATATATTTTAGAGATGGACATATAGAAGATAGTTTGAAAAAAGGATATAAATAA
- a CDS encoding efflux RND transporter periplasmic adaptor subunit yields MDTNLKNELENYSNKTSKKKYFFIVLILLLLIGVGYYYFVNNQSKKEQVVSFNTKKVTRGDLSVVVSATGTINPTNSVEIGVEVSGTIKEIFVDFNDEVKVGQLLATLDTRKLQSEVDGQTAALAIANANLKESEVNLRNKKSVYDRTLKMYNSSGGKYPSINELDSTRFAYEAAVSSLEAARAKVEQSSFNLNTAKQNLDKAYVRSSINGIVLNRAVEVGQTLAASMNAPKLFTLAKDLTQMDLIVSIDESDVADIKKDLDVTFSVDAYPNRTFKGKIKQVRLNPITVNGVVTYETVVGVSNEELLLRPGMTATAQIITKQSIDKLIIPNSALRFKPKVQTEQKANTINLVQGPRRPMGERTPKEMGKREFSPIFILDNNQPKHVMVKVLETDGKSTTVESKDLKVDDEVIMSQKSDNAK; encoded by the coding sequence ATGGATACAAATTTAAAGAATGAATTAGAAAATTATTCAAATAAAACTTCAAAGAAAAAATATTTTTTTATAGTTCTTATTCTATTACTTTTAATAGGTGTAGGATATTACTATTTTGTAAATAATCAATCAAAAAAAGAGCAAGTAGTATCATTTAATACAAAGAAAGTAACACGTGGAGATTTATCTGTGGTTGTTAGTGCTACAGGAACCATCAATCCTACAAATAGTGTAGAAATAGGAGTTGAAGTATCAGGAACTATAAAAGAGATTTTTGTAGATTTTAATGATGAAGTAAAAGTAGGACAACTTTTAGCCACATTAGATACAAGAAAATTACAATCAGAAGTTGATGGACAAACAGCAGCATTAGCAATTGCAAATGCTAATTTAAAAGAGAGTGAAGTAAATCTAAGAAATAAAAAATCAGTTTATGATAGAACTTTAAAAATGTACAATAGTTCAGGTGGGAAATATCCATCTATAAATGAACTTGATTCTACAAGATTTGCATATGAAGCAGCAGTTTCATCACTAGAAGCTGCAAGAGCAAAAGTAGAGCAATCATCTTTTAATTTAAATACAGCAAAACAAAATCTTGATAAAGCCTATGTTAGGTCATCAATAAATGGAATAGTTTTAAATAGAGCTGTTGAAGTTGGACAAACACTTGCTGCATCTATGAATGCACCAAAACTTTTCACTTTAGCAAAAGATTTAACACAAATGGACTTAATAGTTAGTATTGATGAATCTGATGTTGCTGATATTAAAAAAGATTTAGATGTTACTTTTAGTGTTGATGCTTATCCTAATAGAACATTTAAAGGAAAAATCAAACAAGTTAGACTTAATCCAATAACTGTAAATGGAGTGGTAACTTATGAAACAGTAGTTGGTGTTTCTAATGAAGAGTTGCTTTTAAGACCAGGGATGACAGCAACTGCACAAATTATAACTAAACAAAGTATTGATAAATTGATTATTCCAAATAGTGCATTAAGATTTAAACCAAAAGTTCAAACTGAACAAAAAGCAAATACTATAAATTTAGTTCAAGGTCCAAGAAGACCAATGGGTGAACGAACACCTAAAGAAATGGGTAAAAGAGAGTTTTCACCTATATTTATTTTAGACAATAATCAACCAAAACATGTAATGGTAAAAGTTTTAGAAACAGATGGAAAATCAACAACAGTTGAATCAAAAGATTTAAAAGTTGATGATGAAGTAATAATGTCACAAAAGAGCGATAATGCAAAATAG
- a CDS encoding TolC family protein has protein sequence MRKIVILPILCSLMFANELELLQEDKKELRKIDKEIIEKKYEASKDEWIGKINLNSSLGKEHDFTYNTTGDMTRSLGLSFSQSIFESGGIEYSIEYARKQLKSDLIAWENQNIALIQAIYETLLAIKKLKLQIEQSDYSLKNKDIELILKRIQYEAGRVDIIELNNAIMSKNNQQKENISLKNSLKEKEYELSKYTSLKSNQIEIIDFEVVDKEKFLKDNLNIRYENSKVELLDTSYKQLKSTYLPKVTLNTNANYRNNQNEDDRQTGSVSLNMTMPIFDITKDSKLEKSKLEVLKQKVNVKDMQNELEYEYEQILTQINSYDEYEKTISENLKLYEDLITANQSSNAAGMSADYDLEILQNTQKINQYDLQINDINRKLQYTKIYFKTKANI, from the coding sequence TTGAGAAAGATTGTTATTTTGCCAATTCTTTGTTCTTTAATGTTTGCAAATGAGTTAGAACTTTTGCAAGAGGATAAAAAAGAGTTAAGAAAAATTGATAAAGAAATAATAGAAAAAAAGTATGAAGCATCAAAAGATGAATGGATTGGAAAAATAAATCTAAATTCTTCTTTAGGGAAAGAGCACGACTTTACATATAATACAACAGGAGATATGACAAGAAGTTTAGGACTTAGTTTTTCTCAAAGTATATTTGAATCAGGTGGAATTGAATATAGTATAGAATACGCAAGAAAACAACTAAAATCAGATTTAATAGCTTGGGAAAATCAAAATATTGCACTTATTCAAGCTATATATGAAACTTTGTTAGCAATCAAAAAATTAAAACTTCAAATAGAACAAAGTGATTATTCATTAAAAAATAAGGATATAGAACTTATTTTAAAAAGAATTCAATATGAAGCTGGAAGAGTTGATATTATAGAACTTAATAACGCAATTATGTCAAAAAATAATCAACAAAAAGAGAATATCTCTTTGAAAAACTCATTGAAAGAAAAAGAGTATGAGTTATCAAAATATACAAGTTTAAAATCAAATCAAATAGAGATAATTGATTTTGAAGTTGTAGATAAAGAGAAATTTTTAAAAGATAATTTAAATATCAGATATGAAAACTCTAAAGTTGAATTACTTGATACAAGTTATAAACAATTAAAAAGTACATATTTACCAAAAGTTACTTTAAATACAAATGCTAATTATAGAAATAACCAAAATGAAGATGATAGACAAACAGGTTCGGTTAGTTTAAATATGACAATGCCTATTTTTGATATTACAAAAGATTCAAAACTTGAAAAATCAAAACTTGAAGTTTTAAAACAAAAAGTAAATGTTAAAGATATGCAAAATGAATTAGAGTATGAATATGAACAGATTTTAACTCAAATAAATAGTTATGATGAGTATGAAAAAACTATATCTGAGAATTTAAAATTATATGAAGATTTAATTACTGCAAATCAAAGCTCAAATGCTGCTGGTATGAGTGCTGATTATGACTTGGAAATTTTACAAAATACTCAAAAAATTAATCAATATGATTTACAAATAAATGACATAAATAGAAAACTTCAATACACAAAAATATATTTTAAAACAAAGGCAAATATTTAA
- the exbB gene encoding TonB-system energizer ExbB, with amino-acid sequence MDIETLKHMVDYGVIGLLIFMSFIAVWFFIERVIFYKRINIRNYKNKKQLDVALTKHLTIIGTIASNSPYIGLLGTVLAIMLTFMTMGSGDIDAAKIMSSLALALKATAVGLVVAIISMVFYNILGRYAEVLESHYETEEI; translated from the coding sequence ATGGATATTGAAACTCTTAAGCATATGGTAGATTATGGAGTAATAGGACTTCTTATTTTTATGAGTTTTATAGCTGTTTGGTTTTTTATAGAAAGGGTAATTTTTTATAAAAGAATTAACATAAGAAATTATAAAAACAAAAAACAACTTGATGTTGCATTAACAAAACATCTAACAATCATAGGAACAATAGCTTCAAATTCACCATATATTGGATTGCTTGGAACGGTGTTGGCTATTATGCTTACTTTTATGACTATGGGAAGTGGAGATATTGATGCAGCAAAAATTATGAGTTCGTTAGCACTTGCTTTAAAAGCAACTGCAGTTGGTTTAGTAGTGGCAATTATTTCTATGGTATTTTATAATATTTTAGGAAGATACGCAGAAGTATTGGAGAGTCATTATGAAACTGAAGAAATATGA
- a CDS encoding biopolymer transporter ExbD: MKLKKYDSINVIPFIDVLLVLLAIVLLTSTFITRGIIPISLPNASNADQLKPDKEIILVIQENGELLFEDRVETLENIEKLVLESSKETPIHINTDKNTKFESFVEVLDMLKKNHYTNVSIVTKK; encoded by the coding sequence ATGAAACTGAAGAAATATGATTCAATAAATGTAATTCCATTTATTGATGTATTACTTGTACTTTTAGCAATAGTTTTATTAACTTCTACTTTTATTACAAGAGGGATTATTCCTATTTCTTTACCTAATGCTTCAAATGCTGATCAATTAAAACCTGATAAAGAAATAATTTTAGTAATACAAGAAAATGGCGAATTACTATTTGAAGATAGAGTTGAAACTTTGGAAAATATAGAAAAATTGGTATTAGAATCATCTAAAGAGACACCAATTCATATAAATACAGATAAAAATACAAAGTTTGAATCTTTTGTAGAGGTTCTTGATATGTTAAAAAAGAATCATTACACTAATGTATCAATAGTGACAAAAAAATGA